The proteins below come from a single Triplophysa rosa linkage group LG12, Trosa_1v2, whole genome shotgun sequence genomic window:
- the wee1 gene encoding wee1-like protein kinase produces MSFSVRRHGKSPTLKPVRQKLQFAASDGEEDSIEDANNSTGAESGFTELDSPVSVRRSSVDKRPEDLGSSPLSRTREDDESWDEEGFGSPSRLKPTFYMRGSPSPRKGPQSYDSSPERGYIHDDMDGSSSPVPDCPDTPPHKTFRKLRLFDTPHTPKSLLSKARTMASTNRRVALFKNVDSTSKACLDSRRNQTPLVNINPFTPDSILVQSSTLQRNNRKRSHWNDSCGEDMEASDAEIEDELIPPSKRITMMENNMMSRYASEFHELEKIGSGEFGSVFKCVKRLDGCIYAIKRSKKPLAGSVDEQNALREVYAHAVLGQHPHVVRYYSAWAEDDHMLIQNEYCNGGTLSDVIAENNRRMHILSEIELKDLLLQVSRGLKYIHSTALVHMDIKPSNIFISRKPAASLEELEDEEDGPTTSVVYKIGDLGHVTRVTNPQVEEGDSRYLANEVLQEDYSNLKKADIFALALTVISASGAEPLPSNGEKWHKIRQGILPHIPQVLSQEFLSLLKLMIHPDPTRRPSTSDLVRHPVLLTASRMRADQLRVELNAERFKNALLQKELKKAQMAKVAAEERVLTTDRVLTRSTVQSSSRTSRLIGKKMNRSLSLTIY; encoded by the exons ATGAGTTTCAGCGTACGGAGGCACGGCAAGTCTCCCACTCTTAAACCTGTTCGCCAAAAGCTACAGTTTGCCGCTAGCGATGGCGAAGAGGACAGCATAGAAGACGCGAACAACAGCACCGGAGCCGAATCTGGCTTTACGGAGCTAGATTCTCCCGTCTCCGTGCGGCGCAGCAGCGTGGACAAGAGACCGGAGGACCTGGGCAGCAGCCCCCTTAGCCGAACCAGAGAAGACGACGAGTCATGGGACGAAGAAGGATTCGGCTCACCATCTCGCTTAAAACCAACTTTTTACATGAGAGGCTCCCCATCGCCACGGAAAGGTCCCCAGTCCTACGACAGTTCACCCGAGAGGGGATATATTCACGATGACATGGACGGATCGAGCTCCCCTGTCCCGGACTGTCCTGATACACCACCCCACAAAACTTTCCGAAAACTCCGTCTGTTTGATACCCCTCATACCCCAAAG AGCTTATTGTCGAAAGCCAGGACGATGGCATCCACGAACAGGAGAGTCGCCCTGTTCAAGAATGTGGATTCCACCAGTAAAGCCTGTCTGGACAGTAGACGAAACCAGACACCTCTAGTAAACATCAACCCCTTCACCCCGGACTCCATCCTCGTGCAGTCATCAACACTACAAAGAAACAACAGGAAACGATCACACTGGAATGA CTCTTGTGGTGAGGACATGGAAGCAAGTGATGCAGAGATTGAGGACGAGCTCATTCCGCCATCAAAG AGGATCACGATGATGGAGAATAACATGATGTCCAGATATGCATCCGAGTTCCATGAGCTGGAGAAGATTGGCTCTGGAGAGTTTGGGTCTGTTTTCAAATGTGTCAAGAGGTTGGACGGCTGTATTTACGCAATCAAACGTTCCAAAAAGCCGCTGGCAGGCTCTGTGGATGA GCAGAATGCACTTCGTGAGGTATACGCACATGCAGTTCTTGGACAGCACCCCCATGTCGTGAGGTATTATTCTGCTTGGGCAGAAGATGACCACATGCTGATTCAGAATGAGTACTGTAATGGTGGAACCCTGTCTGATGTCATCGCCGAGAACAATAGACGCATGCACATCCTGTCCGAGATTGAGCTGAAGGATCTGCTGCTTCAAGTCTCTCGTGGACTTAAGTACATTCACTCTACAGCACTTGTTCACATGGATATCAAGCCAA GCAATATATTCATTTCACGCAAACCTGCTGCTAGTTTAGAGGAACTTGAAGATGAAGAAGATGGACCCACCACAAGTGTGGTGTACAAAATAG gtGACCTAGGTCATGTTACAAGAGTTACCAATCCCCAAGTTGAAGAAGGTGACAGTAGATACCTGGCAAATGAAGTGCTTCAGGAG GACTACAGTAACCTGAAAAAGGCAGATATATTTGCTCTAGCCCTGACAGTGATCAGTGCCTCTGGAGCAGAGCCCCTTCCCTCTAATGGGGAAAAGTGGCACAAAATCCGACAGGGTATCCTGCCCCATATCCCACAAGTACTCTCTCAAGAATTTCTAAGCTTGTTAAAG CTTATGATCCATCCTGATCCAACTCGACGACCCTCAACGTCTGACCTTGTGAGGCATCCTGTTCTGCTGACTGCTTCCAGAATGCGTGCTGACCAGCTGCGTGTTGAGCTCAATGCTGAGAGGTTCAAGAATGCACTTCTGCAAAA ggagCTAAAGAAAGCTCAGATGGCAAAGGTTGCAGCAGAGGAGAGGGTTCTGACCACAGACCGAGTTCTTACACGTTCTACAGTCCAATCCAGCTCCAGAACGTCTCGGCTCATCGGAAAAAAGATGAACCGCTCCCTTAGCCTCACCATTTACTAA